The Methylobacterium sp. PvR107 genome contains a region encoding:
- the aat gene encoding leucyl/phenylalanyl-tRNA--protein transferase, with protein sequence MHDPTRVDITPEILLKAYAAGIFPMAEDAQDPTLYWVEPKARGVLPLDGFRVSRRLARTVRSDQFEIRCDTDFEGVIEGCAAPRRDSERTWINGRIRELYGALYDLGYVHTVEVYAGGQLVGGLYGVSLGAAFFGESMFHEVRDASKVALVHLMGRLRAGRYRLADTQFVTEHLTQFGAEELPRHVYKRRLAEALDHAGDWNVWPCDGSVTGARVLDALGGTDGA encoded by the coding sequence ATGCACGATCCCACCCGCGTGGACATCACCCCCGAGATCCTGCTGAAGGCCTACGCAGCCGGCATCTTCCCGATGGCCGAGGATGCCCAGGATCCGACCCTCTACTGGGTCGAGCCGAAGGCGCGCGGCGTCCTGCCCCTGGACGGATTTCGGGTCTCACGGCGCCTCGCCCGGACCGTCCGGTCCGACCAGTTCGAGATCCGTTGCGACACGGATTTCGAGGGTGTCATCGAGGGCTGCGCTGCCCCCCGCCGAGACAGCGAGCGCACCTGGATCAACGGGCGCATCCGCGAACTCTACGGCGCCCTCTACGATCTCGGCTACGTCCACACCGTGGAGGTCTATGCCGGCGGCCAGCTCGTCGGCGGCCTTTACGGCGTGTCGCTGGGTGCGGCCTTCTTCGGCGAGAGCATGTTCCACGAAGTGCGCGATGCCTCGAAGGTCGCCCTCGTCCACCTGATGGGCCGCCTGCGCGCGGGGCGATACCGGCTTGCCGACACCCAGTTCGTCACCGAACACCTGACGCAGTTCGGCGCCGAGGAACTCCCGCGCCACGTCTACAAGCGGCGGCTCGCCGAGGCCCTCGACCATGCGGGCGACTGGAACGTCTGGCCCTGCGACGGCTCGGTGACGGGTGCGCGAGTGCTGGACGCGCTGGGCGGCACGGACGGCGCCTAG
- a CDS encoding DUF2155 domain-containing protein — MSRITALARRALLPSLALALCAGPAAADKIKNPTAVFSGLDKITGRIVSFEVAVDETVQFGALQLTPRVCYTRPPTESAKTTAFLEVDEVTLDNKYRRIFTGWMFASSPGLHAIEHPIYDVWLVDCKGGADVIAEAKEQEDVPAVAAKPEKAKRPSKDATKTAQQLNAAGQVDVEAPRGVPVQPRQKPSRKFFPSNEGPAAAPPPAPQQPQNLFDALFR, encoded by the coding sequence TTGAGCCGCATCACCGCCCTCGCACGCCGCGCGCTCCTGCCGAGCCTCGCGCTCGCCCTCTGCGCGGGCCCCGCCGCCGCCGACAAGATCAAGAACCCGACCGCTGTGTTCTCCGGTCTCGACAAGATCACCGGCCGGATCGTCTCCTTCGAGGTGGCGGTGGACGAGACGGTGCAGTTCGGTGCCCTGCAGCTGACTCCGCGGGTCTGCTATACCCGCCCGCCGACCGAGAGCGCCAAGACCACGGCGTTTCTGGAGGTCGACGAGGTGACCCTGGACAACAAGTATCGCCGGATCTTCACCGGCTGGATGTTCGCGTCGAGCCCGGGCCTGCACGCGATCGAGCACCCGATCTACGACGTGTGGCTCGTCGATTGTAAGGGCGGCGCCGACGTGATCGCCGAAGCGAAGGAGCAGGAGGACGTCCCCGCCGTCGCGGCCAAGCCCGAGAAGGCGAAGCGCCCGAGCAAGGACGCCACCAAGACCGCCCAGCAGCTCAACGCCGCCGGTCAGGTGGACGTGGAAGCGCCGCGCGGCGTGCCGGTCCAGCCCCGCCAGAAGCCCTCGCGCAAGTTCTTCCCGTCGAACGAGGGCCCCGCGGCGGCCCCGCCGCCGGCGCCGCAGCAGCCGCAAAACCTGTTCGACGCGCTGTTCCGCTGA
- a CDS encoding vitamin B12-dependent ribonucleotide reductase, which translates to MRFERRYTTAGQSPYASITFRKALSEIRNPDGSVVFRLDGIDVPESWSQVASDVLAQKYFRKAGVPARLRKVEENAIPSFLWRSVPDEAALAELPEDERFVSESSATQVFDRLAGCWTYWGWKGGYFSSEDDAAAFMDELRFMFARQMVAPNSPQWFNTGLHWAYGIDGPSQGHYYCDPQTGALTKSASAYEHPQPHACFIQSVQDDLVNEGGIMDLWVREARLFKYGSGTGSNFSMLRGENEKLGGGGKSSGLMSFLKIGDRAAGAIKSGGTTRRAAKMVIVDIDHPDIESFIDWKVKEEQKVAALVTGSKVVSKHLNLVMKACTQCEAEGDACFDPERNPALKREIKAARRASVPDSYIKRVVQFARQGFTKIDFPVYDTDWDSEAYLTVAGQNSNNSVSLTDDFLRAVEADADWTLQARTTGKVTKTLKARDLWERIGEAAWASADPGLHFNTTMNDWHTCPAGGRIRASNPCSEYMFLDDTACNLASANLLTMYDRETKRFDVEAFEHLNRLWTVVLEISVMMAQFPSKEIAELSYRYRTLGLGYANIGGLLMTMGLPYDSDAGRALAGALTAIMTGVAYATSAEMAAELGTFPAYDENADAMLRVIRNHRRAAHGETEGYEFLNVAPVALDHANIPQADLGDHARAAWDRALKLGEEHGYRNAQATVIAPTGTIGLVMDCDTTGIEPDFALVKFKKLAGGGYFKIINQAAPDALRALGYRESEIAEIEAYAVGHGSMGQAPGVNPTTLRAKGFSDEKIAAVEKGLKSAFDIKFVFNRWTLGDDFLTQTLKVPAEKLADPTFELLAFLGFSKKEIEAANTHICGAMTLEGAPFLKVEHYPVFDCANPCGRIGKRYLSVESHIRMMAAAQPFISGAISKTINMPNDATVEDCKAAYLLSWRLALKANALYRDGSKLSQPLNSALIADEDDEADEGIEALMQAPAAAKAAAVAEKIVERVIERVERIRSREKLPTRRKGYTQKAVVGGHKVYLRTGEYDDGRLGEIFIDMHKEGATFRSLMNNFAIAISLGLQYGVPLEEYVEAFTFTRFEPAGFVQGNDAIKNATSLLDYVFRELAVSYLGRADLAHVSPAEIGGTVIGGGESGDTTREGPKPAPASSVVSRGLLRGSADRLTLIQGGPAGASIGVGAASAGQSAPAGGTVHAIRGSTALKVEPAVAGQVETIADTLPFGKAERTVADRRAEAKMKGYVGEACPECANFTLVRNGTCLKCDTCGSTTGCS; encoded by the coding sequence ATGCGGTTCGAGCGTCGCTACACAACGGCCGGACAATCGCCCTACGCCAGCATCACGTTCCGCAAGGCGCTGAGCGAGATCCGCAACCCCGACGGGTCGGTGGTCTTCCGCCTCGACGGCATCGACGTGCCGGAGAGCTGGAGCCAGGTGGCGAGCGACGTGCTCGCGCAGAAGTACTTCCGCAAGGCGGGCGTCCCGGCGCGGCTGCGCAAGGTCGAGGAGAACGCGATCCCGTCCTTCCTGTGGCGCTCGGTGCCGGACGAGGCTGCGCTGGCGGAGCTCCCCGAGGATGAGCGGTTCGTCTCCGAATCCTCCGCCACCCAGGTCTTCGACCGGCTCGCGGGCTGCTGGACCTACTGGGGCTGGAAGGGCGGCTACTTCTCGTCAGAGGACGACGCGGCGGCGTTCATGGACGAGCTGCGCTTCATGTTCGCCCGCCAGATGGTGGCGCCGAACTCGCCGCAATGGTTCAACACCGGCCTGCACTGGGCCTACGGCATCGATGGGCCGAGCCAGGGCCACTATTACTGCGACCCGCAGACCGGCGCGCTGACCAAGTCGGCCTCGGCCTACGAGCACCCGCAGCCCCATGCCTGCTTCATCCAGTCGGTCCAGGACGACCTCGTGAACGAGGGCGGCATCATGGATCTGTGGGTGCGTGAGGCGCGCCTGTTCAAGTACGGCTCGGGTACCGGATCCAACTTCTCGATGCTGCGCGGCGAGAACGAGAAGCTCGGCGGCGGCGGCAAGTCATCCGGCCTGATGAGCTTCCTCAAGATCGGCGACCGGGCGGCCGGCGCGATCAAGTCCGGCGGCACCACGCGGCGCGCCGCCAAGATGGTGATCGTCGATATCGACCACCCGGATATCGAATCCTTCATCGACTGGAAGGTGAAGGAGGAGCAGAAGGTCGCCGCGCTGGTGACCGGCTCGAAGGTCGTCTCCAAGCACCTGAACCTGGTGATGAAGGCCTGCACGCAGTGCGAGGCGGAAGGGGATGCCTGCTTCGATCCGGAGCGCAACCCGGCGCTCAAGCGCGAGATCAAGGCTGCCCGCCGCGCCTCCGTGCCGGATTCCTACATCAAGCGCGTCGTGCAGTTCGCCCGGCAAGGCTTCACCAAGATCGATTTTCCCGTCTACGACACCGACTGGGATTCGGAGGCCTACCTGACGGTCGCCGGGCAGAACTCCAACAACTCGGTCTCGCTGACCGACGACTTCCTGCGCGCCGTCGAGGCGGATGCCGACTGGACCCTCCAGGCCCGCACCACCGGCAAGGTCACCAAGACCCTCAAGGCCCGCGACCTGTGGGAGCGGATCGGCGAAGCGGCCTGGGCCTCGGCCGATCCGGGCCTGCATTTCAACACCACGATGAACGACTGGCACACCTGCCCGGCGGGCGGGCGGATCCGGGCCTCGAACCCGTGCTCCGAGTACATGTTCCTCGACGACACCGCCTGCAATCTCGCCTCGGCGAACCTGCTGACGATGTACGACCGGGAGACCAAGCGCTTCGACGTGGAGGCATTCGAGCATCTCAACCGCCTCTGGACGGTGGTGCTCGAGATCTCCGTGATGATGGCGCAGTTCCCCTCGAAGGAGATCGCGGAGCTCTCATACCGCTACCGGACGCTCGGCCTCGGCTACGCCAATATCGGCGGCCTGCTGATGACCATGGGCCTGCCTTACGATTCCGACGCGGGCCGGGCTCTGGCCGGTGCGCTCACCGCGATCATGACCGGCGTCGCCTACGCCACCTCGGCCGAGATGGCGGCGGAACTCGGCACCTTCCCGGCCTATGACGAGAATGCCGACGCGATGCTGCGGGTCATCCGCAACCACCGCCGGGCCGCGCATGGCGAGACCGAGGGCTACGAGTTCCTGAACGTCGCTCCGGTCGCCCTCGACCACGCCAACATCCCGCAGGCGGATCTTGGCGACCATGCCCGCGCCGCCTGGGACCGGGCGCTGAAGCTCGGCGAGGAGCACGGCTACCGCAACGCGCAGGCCACCGTGATCGCGCCGACCGGCACGATCGGCCTCGTGATGGATTGCGACACGACCGGCATCGAGCCCGACTTCGCCCTGGTGAAGTTCAAGAAGCTGGCCGGCGGCGGCTACTTCAAGATCATCAACCAGGCCGCCCCGGACGCCCTGCGGGCGCTCGGCTACCGCGAATCCGAGATCGCCGAGATCGAGGCCTACGCGGTCGGTCACGGCTCGATGGGTCAGGCGCCGGGCGTCAACCCGACGACGCTCCGCGCCAAGGGTTTCTCGGACGAGAAGATCGCGGCGGTCGAGAAGGGTCTGAAGTCGGCCTTCGACATCAAGTTCGTGTTCAACCGCTGGACGCTCGGCGACGACTTCCTGACCCAGACCCTCAAGGTCCCGGCCGAGAAGCTGGCGGACCCGACCTTCGAGCTGCTGGCGTTCCTCGGTTTTTCCAAGAAGGAGATCGAGGCTGCCAACACCCATATCTGCGGGGCGATGACGCTGGAGGGCGCGCCCTTCCTTAAGGTCGAGCACTACCCGGTCTTCGACTGCGCCAACCCGTGCGGCCGGATCGGCAAGCGCTACCTCTCGGTCGAGAGCCACATCCGCATGATGGCGGCGGCGCAGCCCTTCATCTCGGGGGCGATCTCCAAGACCATCAACATGCCGAACGACGCCACGGTGGAAGATTGCAAGGCGGCCTACCTGCTGTCCTGGCGCCTCGCCCTCAAGGCGAACGCCTTGTACCGCGACGGCTCGAAGCTGTCGCAGCCGCTCAACTCGGCCCTGATTGCCGATGAGGACGACGAGGCCGATGAGGGGATCGAGGCGCTGATGCAGGCGCCGGCCGCCGCCAAGGCCGCCGCGGTGGCGGAGAAGATCGTCGAGCGGGTGATCGAGCGCGTGGAGCGGATCCGCTCCCGCGAGAAGCTGCCGACCCGCCGGAAGGGCTACACCCAGAAGGCGGTGGTGGGCGGCCACAAGGTCTACCTGCGCACCGGCGAGTACGACGACGGCCGCCTCGGCGAGATCTTCATCGACATGCACAAGGAGGGCGCGACCTTCCGGAGCCTGATGAACAACTTCGCCATCGCGATCTCGCTCGGCCTCCAGTACGGCGTGCCGCTGGAGGAATACGTGGAGGCCTTCACCTTCACGCGGTTCGAGCCGGCGGGCTTCGTGCAGGGTAACGACGCGATCAAGAACGCGACCTCGCTCCTCGACTACGTGTTCCGCGAGCTGGCGGTGTCTTATCTCGGCCGCGCCGACCTCGCCCATGTCAGCCCCGCCGAGATCGGCGGCACGGTGATCGGCGGCGGCGAGAGCGGCGACACGACCCGCGAGGGTCCGAAGCCCGCGCCGGCTTCCTCGGTCGTCTCCCGCGGCCTCCTGCGCGGCTCGGCCGACCGGCTCACCCTGATCCAGGGTGGCCCGGCCGGTGCCAGCATCGGGGTCGGTGCTGCCAGCGCCGGGCAGTCGGCTCCGGCCGGCGGCACGGTGCACGCGATCCGCGGCAGCACGGCGCTGAAGGTCGAGCCGGCGGTTGCCGGTCAGGTCGAGACGATCGCCGACACCCTCCCCTTCGGAAAGGCGGAACGGACGGTCGCCGACCGCCGCGCCGAGGCGAAGATGAAGGGTTATGTCGGTGAGGCCTGCCCGGAATGCGCGAACTTCACGCTGGTCCGCAACGGCACCTGCCTGAAGTGCGACACGTGCGGGAGCACCACCGGCTGCTCGTAA
- a CDS encoding NADH:ubiquinone oxidoreductase subunit NDUFA12, which translates to MALKDTLLRVFTWWNGQTVSLALQTARTGIFVGEDDFGNKYYKAEGALIDRSVGSERRWVIYNGYADASKVPPGWRGWLCHNVDLAPSEENYQPKAWQKPHVENQTGTPNAYRPAGSQLSWGQRPAATGDYVSWTPGD; encoded by the coding sequence ATGGCGCTGAAGGACACTTTGCTGCGCGTCTTCACGTGGTGGAACGGCCAGACCGTCTCCCTCGCGCTCCAGACCGCACGCACCGGCATCTTCGTCGGCGAAGACGATTTCGGGAACAAGTACTACAAGGCGGAAGGCGCCCTCATCGACCGCTCGGTCGGCTCCGAGCGGCGCTGGGTGATCTATAACGGCTACGCCGACGCCTCGAAGGTGCCCCCGGGCTGGCGCGGCTGGCTCTGCCACAACGTCGATCTCGCGCCGAGCGAGGAGAACTACCAGCCGAAGGCATGGCAGAAGCCGCACGTCGAGAACCAGACCGGGACGCCGAACGCGTACCGGCCGGCGGGTTCACAGCTGTCCTGGGGGCAGCGCCCCGCTGCCACCGGCGACTACGTGTCCTGGACCCCGGGCGACTAG